One Bacillus amyloliquefaciens DSM 7 = ATCC 23350 DNA window includes the following coding sequences:
- the lysS gene encoding lysine--tRNA ligase: MSQEEQNHEELNDQLQVRRDKMNQLRENGIDPFGERFERTHQSQQIIDAYQELSKEELEEKAIEVTIAGRMMTKRGKGKAGFAHLQDLEGQIQIYVRKDSVGEEQYEIFKSSDLGDVIGITGKVFKTNVGELSVKATSFELLTKALRPLPDKYHGLKDVEQRYRQRYLDLIVNPDSKQTFITRSKIIQAMRRYLDDHGYLEVETPTMHSIPGGASARPFITHHNALDMPLYMRIAIELHLKRLIVGGLEKVYEIGRVFRNEGVSTRHNPEFTMIELYEAYADYKDIMSLTENLVAHIAQEVLGSTTIQYGEEQIDLKPEWKRLHMVDAVKEATGVDFWNEMTVEEARSHAKEHGIEITNSMTVGHIINEFFEQKIEETLIQPTFIYGHPVEISPLAKKNPEDPRFTDRFELFIVGREHANAFTELNDPIDQRERFEAQLKEREEGNDEAHMMDEDFVEALEYGMPPTGGLGIGIDRLVMLLTNAPSIRDVLLFPQMRHR, encoded by the coding sequence ATGAGTCAAGAAGAGCAAAATCATGAGGAATTGAACGACCAGCTGCAAGTCAGACGCGATAAAATGAACCAGCTGAGAGAAAACGGCATTGATCCTTTCGGCGAACGTTTCGAGAGAACACATCAATCTCAGCAGATCATTGACGCCTATCAGGAGCTTTCTAAAGAAGAACTTGAAGAAAAAGCGATCGAAGTTACCATTGCAGGCCGTATGATGACAAAGCGCGGAAAAGGAAAAGCCGGCTTTGCGCACCTGCAGGACTTAGAGGGCCAAATTCAAATCTACGTAAGAAAAGACAGTGTCGGCGAAGAACAATATGAAATCTTTAAATCTTCAGACCTCGGAGACGTTATCGGCATCACCGGGAAAGTTTTCAAAACAAACGTAGGCGAGCTGTCTGTCAAAGCGACATCTTTTGAACTGCTGACAAAAGCACTGCGTCCTCTTCCTGATAAATATCATGGATTAAAAGATGTAGAACAGCGTTACCGTCAGCGCTACCTTGATCTCATCGTAAATCCTGACAGCAAACAAACGTTTATCACACGCAGCAAAATCATCCAAGCGATGAGAAGATACTTAGATGACCATGGATACTTAGAAGTTGAAACACCTACGATGCACAGCATACCGGGAGGAGCGTCTGCACGCCCGTTCATCACGCATCATAATGCGCTCGATATGCCTCTTTATATGCGTATTGCGATTGAGCTGCATCTGAAACGCCTTATCGTCGGCGGATTAGAAAAAGTCTACGAAATCGGCCGCGTGTTCCGTAATGAAGGTGTTTCTACACGCCACAATCCTGAATTCACGATGATTGAGCTGTATGAAGCGTACGCCGATTATAAGGATATTATGAGCCTGACGGAAAACCTCGTTGCACATATTGCGCAGGAAGTGCTGGGAAGCACCACAATCCAGTACGGCGAAGAGCAGATTGATCTGAAACCTGAATGGAAACGACTCCATATGGTAGATGCCGTCAAAGAAGCGACAGGCGTAGATTTCTGGAATGAGATGACTGTTGAAGAAGCGCGAAGCCATGCAAAAGAACATGGCATCGAGATCACAAACTCAATGACAGTGGGCCATATCATCAATGAATTCTTCGAACAAAAAATTGAAGAAACACTCATTCAGCCGACATTTATTTACGGACATCCTGTAGAGATTTCTCCTCTCGCTAAGAAAAATCCTGAGGACCCTCGTTTTACAGACCGTTTCGAGCTGTTTATCGTCGGCCGTGAGCACGCTAACGCGTTTACGGAGCTGAATGACCCTATCGATCAGAGAGAACGCTTTGAAGCGCAATTGAAAGAAAGAGAAGAAGGAAACGATGAAGCGCATATGATGGATGAAGACTTCGTTGAAGCTCTTGAATACGGCATGCCGCCGACCGGAGGATTGGGTATCGGCATCGACCGCCTCGTCATGCTGTTAACAAATGCTCCGTCTATCAGAGACGTTTTATTATTCCCTCAAATGAGACATCGCTAA
- the ctsR gene encoding transcriptional regulator CtsR, whose product MGHNISDIIEQYLKQVLDQNGKEILEIKRSEIADKFQCVPSQINYVINTRFTSERGYIVESKRGGGGYIRIIKIKMNNEVVLINNIISQIHTHLSQAASDDIILRLLEDGVISEREAKMMVSVMDRSVLYIDLPERDELRARMMKAMLTSLKLK is encoded by the coding sequence GTGGGACATAATATTTCTGACATCATTGAACAGTACTTAAAACAAGTATTAGATCAAAATGGCAAAGAAATTTTAGAGATCAAGCGCAGTGAAATTGCTGATAAATTTCAGTGTGTTCCTTCTCAAATAAATTATGTCATCAACACCAGATTCACAAGCGAAAGAGGATATATTGTTGAAAGTAAACGGGGAGGCGGCGGTTATATTCGTATTATCAAAATTAAAATGAATAACGAAGTCGTCCTTATCAATAATATTATTTCGCAAATTCATACCCACTTGTCTCAGGCAGCCTCTGATGATATTATTCTCAGACTGTTAGAGGACGGGGTTATTTCGGAAAGAGAAGCTAAAATGATGGTGAGTGTAATGGATCGCTCAGTTCTATATATTGATTTGCCCGAACGGGATGAGCTAAGAGCCAGAATGATGAAAGCAATGCTCACATCTTTAAAACTAAAGTAA
- a CDS encoding UvrB/UvrC motif-containing protein, whose product MICQECNERPATFHFTKVVNGEKQEVHICEQCAKENSDSYGISGNQGFSIHNLLSGLLNMESSFQNTGSQMFGYPEQGTACKKCGMTFQQLRKTGRFGCAECYDTFYSQITPILRKVHSGNTVHAGKIPKRIGGNLHVRRQMEMLKKELESLIHQEEFEKAAQVRDQIRSLEQELKSTDSEEEQG is encoded by the coding sequence TTGATTTGTCAAGAGTGCAATGAGAGACCGGCCACTTTTCACTTTACGAAAGTTGTTAATGGAGAAAAGCAAGAAGTTCATATATGTGAACAATGCGCAAAAGAAAACAGTGACTCATACGGTATAAGTGGAAACCAAGGGTTCTCGATTCATAATTTATTATCAGGGCTGCTGAATATGGAGTCTTCATTTCAAAACACGGGTTCTCAAATGTTCGGCTACCCAGAGCAAGGCACAGCTTGTAAGAAATGCGGCATGACGTTTCAGCAACTGAGGAAAACTGGGCGGTTCGGCTGTGCGGAGTGTTACGATACGTTCTATAGCCAAATTACGCCGATCTTGCGGAAAGTCCACAGCGGGAATACGGTGCACGCCGGGAAAATTCCAAAACGTATAGGCGGAAACCTGCATGTAAGGCGGCAAATGGAAATGTTAAAAAAGGAGCTAGAATCTTTAATACACCAGGAAGAGTTTGAAAAAGCAGCGCAGGTCAGGGATCAGATCCGATCGTTGGAGCAGGAATTAAAAAGCACAGACAGTGAGGAGGAACAAGGGTAA
- a CDS encoding protein arginine kinase — protein MSLKHFIQDALSNWMKQEGPESDIVLSSRIRLARNFENIKFPARYTNEEASSIIQQFEDHFSGKKLPDIGQFHLIRMSEAQPLEKRVLMEKHLISPNLTESPFGGCLLSENEEVSIMLNEEDHIRIQCLFPGFQLLNAIKAANQVDDWIEEKVDYAFGEKRGYLTSCPTNVGTGLRASVMMHLPGLVLTRQMNRIIPAINQLGLVVRGIYGEGSEALGNIFQISNQITLGKSEQDIVDDLNSVAAQLIEQERSAREALYQTSKIELEDRVFRSYGVLSNCRMIESKETAKCLSDVRLGIDLGIIKGLSSNILNELMILTQPGFLQQYSGGALRPNERDVRRAALIRERLHLEMSANRQEDDSI, from the coding sequence ATGTCGCTCAAGCATTTTATTCAGGACGCATTAAGCAATTGGATGAAGCAAGAGGGACCTGAAAGTGACATTGTACTCAGCAGCCGTATACGGTTGGCCCGTAACTTTGAAAATATAAAGTTTCCTGCCCGGTATACGAATGAAGAAGCCTCATCCATTATTCAGCAATTCGAAGATCATTTTTCAGGGAAAAAACTTCCTGATATCGGTCAATTTCATTTAATCAGAATGAGTGAAGCTCAGCCTCTGGAAAAACGGGTGCTGATGGAGAAACATCTGATCAGCCCGAATTTAACGGAATCGCCGTTTGGCGGCTGTCTGCTTTCTGAAAATGAGGAAGTCAGCATTATGTTAAATGAAGAAGATCATATCAGAATTCAATGCCTCTTCCCCGGCTTCCAGCTTCTCAATGCGATAAAAGCTGCAAACCAGGTTGATGACTGGATTGAGGAGAAAGTGGATTACGCCTTTGGTGAGAAGAGAGGGTACTTAACAAGCTGTCCTACAAATGTAGGGACGGGGCTAAGGGCTTCGGTCATGATGCATTTGCCGGGTCTCGTATTAACTAGGCAAATGAATCGAATTATACCGGCAATTAACCAATTAGGTCTGGTTGTTAGAGGAATTTACGGTGAAGGCAGCGAAGCATTAGGAAATATCTTTCAAATTTCAAATCAAATCACACTTGGAAAGTCAGAACAGGACATCGTCGATGATTTGAACAGTGTGGCTGCCCAGCTGATTGAGCAGGAACGCTCAGCCCGAGAAGCGCTTTATCAAACCTCGAAAATTGAATTAGAGGACCGGGTATTCAGATCTTACGGAGTTTTATCCAACTGCCGTATGATTGAATCGAAGGAAACGGCGAAATGCCTTTCTGACGTTCGGCTGGGGATAGACCTGGGGATCATTAAAGGGCTATCAAGCAATATACTTAATGAACTGATGATTTTGACACAGCCGGGTTTTCTCCAGCAATATTCGGGCGGTGCATTACGGCCGAACGAAAGAGACGTGAGAAGAGCGGCTCTTATCAGGGAAAGGCTGCATTTAGAAATGAGTGCAAATAGACAGGAGGATGATTCGATATGA
- the clpC gene encoding ATP-dependent protease ATP-binding subunit ClpC, which produces MMFGRFTERAQKVLALAQEEALRLGHTNIGTEHILLGLVREGEGIAFKALEALGLNSDKMQKEVESLIGRGQESTTSVPHYTPRAKKVIELSMDEARKLGHSYVGTEHILLGLIREGEGVAARVLNNLGVSLNKARQQVLQLLGSNETGTSGAGTNSSANTPTLDSLARDLTAIAREDSLDPVIGRSKEIQRVIEVLSRRTKNNPVLIGEPGVGKTAIAEGLAQQIINNEVPEILRDKRVMTLDMGTVVAGTKYRGEFEDRLKKVMDEIRQAGNIILFIDELHTLIGAGGAEGAIDASNILKPSLARGELQCIGATTLDEYRKYIEKDAALERRFQPIQVDEPSVDESIQILKGLRDRYEAHHRVSITDEAIEAAVKLSDRYISDRFLPDKAIDLIDEAGSKVRLRSFTTPPNLKELEQKLDEVRKEKDAAVQSQEFEKAASLRDTEQRLREQVEDTKKTWKEKQGQENSEVSVEDIAMVVSSWTGVPVSKIAQTETDKLLNMESILHSRVIGQDEAVVAVAKAVRRARAGLKDPKRPIGSFIFLGPTGVGKTELARALAESIFGDEEAMIRVDMSEYMEKHSTSRLVGSPPGYVGYDEGGQLTEKVRRKPYSVVLLDEIEKAHPDVFNILLQVLEDGRLTDSKGRTVDFRNTILIMTSNVGASELKRNKYVGFNVQDESQNHKDMKDKVMGELKRAFRPEFINRIDEIIVFHSLEKKHLTDIVSLMSDQLTKRLKEQDLSIELTEAAKAKVADEGVDLEYGARPLRRAIQKHVEDRLSEELLRGNIDKGQHIVLDVEDGEFVVKTTAKTN; this is translated from the coding sequence ATGATGTTTGGAAGATTTACAGAGCGAGCTCAAAAGGTATTGGCACTGGCACAGGAAGAAGCACTGCGCTTAGGCCATACAAATATCGGAACTGAACATATATTATTGGGGTTAGTCCGTGAAGGTGAAGGGATAGCATTTAAAGCCTTAGAAGCGCTGGGCCTCAATTCAGATAAAATGCAAAAAGAAGTGGAAAGTTTGATTGGCCGAGGACAGGAAAGCACCACATCTGTCCCTCATTACACGCCTCGAGCAAAAAAGGTAATAGAACTCTCAATGGATGAAGCCAGAAAGCTGGGACATTCTTATGTAGGAACAGAACACATACTTCTCGGGCTGATTCGTGAAGGTGAGGGAGTCGCCGCGAGAGTTCTGAATAATCTGGGTGTCAGTCTCAATAAGGCGAGACAGCAGGTTCTTCAGCTTCTCGGAAGCAATGAAACAGGGACATCTGGAGCCGGAACAAATAGCAGCGCAAACACTCCGACGCTTGACAGTCTGGCGCGTGATTTAACCGCGATTGCGAGGGAAGACAGCCTTGATCCGGTTATCGGCCGAAGCAAAGAAATTCAGCGTGTTATTGAGGTATTAAGCCGCAGAACAAAGAATAACCCCGTTCTTATTGGAGAACCGGGTGTAGGTAAAACTGCGATTGCCGAAGGCCTCGCACAGCAGATCATCAACAATGAAGTGCCGGAAATTTTACGTGATAAACGCGTAATGACGTTAGATATGGGGACGGTTGTAGCCGGCACGAAATACCGCGGAGAATTTGAAGACCGCTTGAAAAAGGTAATGGATGAAATACGTCAGGCCGGCAATATCATTTTATTCATTGATGAACTGCACACACTGATCGGAGCGGGAGGAGCAGAAGGTGCGATTGACGCGTCGAATATTTTAAAACCTTCATTGGCGCGCGGAGAGCTTCAGTGCATCGGTGCGACAACGCTTGATGAATACCGCAAATATATCGAAAAAGACGCAGCCCTGGAGCGCCGTTTCCAGCCGATTCAGGTGGATGAGCCGTCAGTCGATGAAAGCATTCAAATTTTAAAAGGACTCCGTGACCGCTATGAAGCGCATCACCGCGTATCCATTACTGATGAAGCGATCGAAGCGGCAGTTAAATTGTCCGACCGTTATATATCTGACCGCTTCCTTCCGGATAAAGCGATCGATTTAATTGACGAAGCCGGTTCAAAAGTGCGTCTCCGTTCTTTCACAACGCCTCCGAACTTAAAAGAGCTTGAGCAGAAGCTTGATGAAGTTCGCAAGGAAAAAGACGCTGCCGTTCAAAGCCAGGAATTTGAAAAAGCGGCTTCTCTTCGTGATACGGAGCAGCGCCTGAGAGAACAGGTGGAAGATACGAAAAAAACGTGGAAAGAAAAACAAGGCCAAGAGAACTCCGAAGTTTCTGTAGAGGATATCGCGATGGTTGTATCCAGCTGGACCGGGGTGCCTGTATCTAAAATTGCGCAAACGGAAACAGATAAGCTTCTCAATATGGAAAGCATTCTGCACTCTCGTGTCATTGGCCAGGATGAAGCCGTTGTAGCCGTTGCAAAGGCTGTGAGACGTGCAAGAGCCGGTCTGAAGGATCCGAAACGTCCGATTGGTTCATTCATCTTCTTAGGTCCTACAGGCGTAGGGAAGACAGAGCTGGCAAGAGCACTGGCGGAATCCATTTTCGGTGATGAGGAAGCGATGATCAGAGTGGATATGTCCGAATACATGGAGAAACATTCGACTTCACGCCTTGTCGGTTCTCCTCCGGGATATGTCGGCTATGATGAAGGCGGCCAGCTGACAGAAAAAGTGAGAAGAAAACCTTACTCTGTCGTACTGCTTGATGAAATTGAAAAAGCGCATCCTGATGTGTTTAACATTCTCTTGCAAGTGCTTGAAGACGGACGCTTGACTGATTCAAAAGGACGCACTGTTGATTTCCGCAACACGATCCTGATTATGACGTCAAACGTCGGAGCGAGCGAGCTGAAACGCAACAAATATGTCGGCTTCAATGTTCAGGATGAATCACAAAACCATAAAGACATGAAAGACAAAGTGATGGGAGAGCTGAAGCGTGCCTTCAGGCCTGAGTTTATCAACCGGATTGACGAAATTATCGTCTTCCACTCCCTTGAGAAAAAACATCTTACAGACATCGTGTCGCTTATGTCTGACCAGTTAACAAAACGTCTGAAAGAACAAGATCTCTCTATAGAGCTGACAGAAGCTGCAAAAGCAAAAGTAGCAGACGAGGGCGTCGATTTGGAATACGGCGCACGTCCGTTAAGAAGAGCGATCCAAAAGCATGTGGAGGACCGTTTATCAGAAGAGCTCCTCAGAGGCAATATTGATAAAGGGCAGCACATCGTTCTTGATGTAGAGGACGGCGAATTTGTCGTAAAAACGACTGCTAAAACGAACTAA
- the radA gene encoding DNA repair protein RadA: protein MAKSKTKFICHSCGYESAKWMGKCPGCGAWNTMVEETIKKAPANRRAAFSHSVQTVQKPSPITSIETSEEPRVQTKLEEFNRVLGGGVVKGSLVLIGGDPGIGKSTLLLQVSAQLADTAGSVLYISGEESVKQTKLRADRLGINSQLLHVLSETDMEYISSAIQEMKPAFVVVDSIQTVYQSDITSAPGSVSQVRECTAELMKIAKTNGIPIFIVGHVTKEGSIAGPRLLEHMVDTVLYFEGERHHTFRILRAVKNRFGSTNEMGIFEMREEGLTEVLNPSEIFLEERSAGASGSSIVASMEGTRPILVEIQALISPTSFGNPRRMATGIDHNRVSLIMAVLEKRVGLLLQNQDAYLKVAGGVKLDEPAIDLAVAVSIASSFRDTPPNPADCFIGEVGLTGEVRRVSRIEQRVKEAAKLGFKRMVIPEANSDGWTIPKGIEVVGVANVAEALRTSLGGS from the coding sequence ATGGCTAAATCAAAAACAAAATTCATCTGCCACTCATGCGGTTATGAATCCGCAAAATGGATGGGAAAGTGCCCGGGCTGCGGGGCTTGGAATACAATGGTGGAAGAAACCATAAAAAAAGCGCCGGCGAATCGGCGGGCGGCTTTCTCCCATTCCGTTCAAACCGTCCAGAAACCATCACCCATTACATCAATTGAAACATCAGAAGAACCCCGCGTTCAAACCAAGCTCGAAGAATTCAACAGAGTGCTTGGCGGCGGAGTTGTGAAGGGCTCGTTAGTATTAATCGGCGGCGATCCCGGCATCGGTAAATCAACGCTCCTTCTTCAAGTATCCGCACAATTAGCAGACACGGCCGGCAGCGTGCTTTACATTTCTGGGGAAGAATCTGTGAAGCAAACGAAGCTGCGCGCCGACAGACTTGGAATCAACAGCCAATTGTTACATGTTTTATCTGAAACCGATATGGAGTATATTTCGTCTGCTATACAAGAGATGAAACCCGCATTTGTTGTGGTAGACTCCATTCAGACCGTTTACCAAAGTGATATCACCTCAGCTCCCGGCAGTGTATCACAAGTAAGAGAGTGTACGGCCGAATTGATGAAAATCGCGAAAACAAACGGCATACCTATTTTTATCGTCGGACACGTTACAAAAGAAGGATCGATCGCAGGACCGAGATTGCTTGAGCATATGGTCGATACCGTTCTATACTTTGAAGGAGAGCGGCACCATACATTCCGTATTTTGCGGGCTGTAAAAAACCGTTTCGGCTCAACAAATGAAATGGGCATCTTTGAAATGCGGGAAGAAGGGCTTACAGAAGTGCTGAACCCTTCTGAAATTTTCTTAGAAGAGCGTTCTGCCGGGGCTTCGGGTTCGAGTATCGTTGCGTCAATGGAAGGCACGAGACCGATCTTAGTTGAAATCCAGGCGCTCATATCACCGACCAGCTTCGGAAATCCGCGCCGCATGGCTACAGGAATTGACCACAACAGGGTGTCGTTAATCATGGCTGTGCTTGAGAAGCGGGTGGGGCTGTTGCTTCAAAATCAAGATGCGTATTTAAAAGTCGCCGGCGGGGTCAAACTGGATGAACCAGCGATTGATTTGGCAGTAGCCGTCAGCATTGCTTCAAGCTTCAGAGATACACCGCCAAATCCTGCAGATTGCTTTATCGGTGAAGTGGGTCTGACAGGAGAAGTCCGCAGGGTGTCAAGAATCGAACAGCGCGTAAAAGAAGCGGCGAAGCTCGGCTTCAAGCGTATGGTCATACCTGAGGCAAATTCAGACGGATGGACAATACCAAAAGGGATTGAGGTTGTCGGAGTAGCAAATGTTGCAGAAGCGCTTCGTACTTCATTAGGAGGATCATAA
- the disA gene encoding DNA integrity scanning diadenylate cyclase DisA, which translates to MEKEKKGAKQELDLSAILQFVAPGTPLRAGIENVLRANTGGLIVVGYNDKVKQVVDGGFHINTSFAPAHLYELAKMDGAIILSDSGQKILYANTQLMPEATISSSETGMRHRTAERVAKQTGCLVIAISERRNVITLYQDSMKYTLKDIGFILTKANQAIQTLEKYKTILDKTITALNALEFEELVTFSDVLSVMHRYEMVLRIKNEINMYIKELGTEGHLICLQVIELITDMEEEAALFIKDYVKEKIKDPFVLLKELQDMSSYDLLDDSILFKLLGYPASTNLDDYVLPRGYRLLNKIPRLPMPIVENVVEAFGFLPSITEATAEELDDVEGIGEVRAQKIKKGLKRLQEKHYIDRQL; encoded by the coding sequence ATGGAAAAAGAGAAAAAAGGGGCGAAACAAGAGCTTGACCTGTCTGCAATCCTGCAGTTCGTTGCACCGGGAACCCCGCTCAGAGCCGGGATAGAAAATGTACTTCGGGCAAATACAGGCGGCCTGATTGTTGTCGGATACAACGATAAGGTAAAACAAGTCGTGGATGGCGGTTTTCATATTAATACATCATTTGCGCCCGCTCACTTATACGAGCTGGCCAAAATGGACGGAGCCATTATTTTAAGTGATTCCGGCCAGAAAATTCTTTATGCGAATACGCAGCTTATGCCGGAGGCGACCATTTCTTCTTCAGAAACGGGAATGAGGCACCGTACAGCGGAACGGGTGGCAAAGCAGACCGGCTGTCTCGTCATAGCCATTTCTGAACGCAGAAATGTCATTACGTTATACCAGGACAGCATGAAGTACACACTAAAGGACATAGGCTTTATTTTAACAAAGGCTAACCAGGCCATTCAAACGCTTGAGAAGTATAAAACCATTCTAGACAAAACGATTACAGCTTTAAACGCCTTAGAATTTGAGGAGCTTGTGACATTCAGTGACGTGCTGTCCGTCATGCACCGGTATGAAATGGTGCTCCGTATAAAAAATGAAATCAACATGTATATTAAAGAACTCGGAACGGAAGGCCACTTAATCTGTCTGCAGGTGATTGAACTGATTACGGATATGGAAGAAGAAGCGGCTCTTTTCATCAAAGACTATGTAAAAGAAAAAATCAAAGATCCGTTCGTGCTGTTAAAAGAGCTTCAGGATATGTCCAGCTATGATCTGCTTGATGATTCCATTTTGTTTAAGCTGCTTGGATATCCCGCTTCTACCAATCTCGATGATTATGTTCTGCCGAGAGGATACAGGCTGCTGAACAAAATTCCGCGTCTGCCGATGCCGATTGTTGAAAATGTGGTTGAGGCATTCGGATTTTTGCCAAGCATAACGGAAGCGACAGCCGAAGAACTGGATGATGTTGAAGGTATCGGCGAGGTGCGCGCCCAAAAAATCAAAAAAGGCTTAAAACGCCTCCAAGAAAAACACTATATAGATAGACAGCTTTAA
- a CDS encoding PIN/TRAM domain-containing protein, whose protein sequence is MLKRIVQAFFIIVGCVVGIFLIPELFVLSNIQDIPLITNAYTSAAIGAIIFFLISIWTTEYVINWVKWIEDSLLRAPVPDLLFGSLGLVFGLIIAYLIVNVIPLDNIPYRIFSTIIPVFLAFFLGYLGFQVGFKKKDELISLFSISARMQKKKGSGDEEQEEQEKRLKILDTSVIIDGRIADICQTGFLEGVIVIPQFVLEELQHIADSSDVLKRNRGRRGLDILNRIQKELDITVEIYEGDFEDIQEVDSKLVKLAKLTSGVVVTNDFNLNKVCELQKVAVLNINDLANAVKPVVLPGEEMNVQVIKDGKEHNQGVAYLDDGTMIVVEEGRNYIGKHIDVLVTSVLQTAAGRMIFAKPKLLEKAL, encoded by the coding sequence ATGTTAAAACGAATAGTTCAGGCGTTCTTCATTATTGTGGGTTGCGTTGTCGGTATCTTTTTAATACCTGAATTGTTTGTACTGTCAAATATACAGGACATACCTTTAATAACAAACGCATATACGTCTGCTGCAATTGGTGCTATTATCTTTTTTCTCATCAGTATATGGACGACAGAATATGTGATTAATTGGGTAAAATGGATTGAAGATTCTTTGCTGAGAGCCCCGGTGCCGGATCTGTTATTCGGAAGTCTCGGATTGGTTTTTGGACTTATCATCGCATATCTCATTGTAAACGTGATTCCGCTGGACAATATTCCGTACCGTATATTCAGCACCATCATCCCGGTCTTTCTGGCTTTCTTTCTCGGTTATCTCGGCTTTCAGGTCGGATTTAAGAAAAAGGATGAACTGATCAGCCTGTTCTCCATTTCTGCAAGAATGCAGAAGAAAAAGGGAAGCGGCGATGAGGAGCAGGAGGAACAGGAGAAAAGGCTGAAAATCTTGGATACAAGTGTTATTATTGATGGGAGAATTGCAGATATTTGTCAGACGGGCTTTTTAGAAGGAGTCATTGTAATTCCTCAATTTGTGCTGGAGGAATTACAGCATATCGCCGATTCTTCAGATGTTTTAAAACGTAACAGAGGACGCCGCGGACTGGATATCTTGAATCGCATTCAAAAGGAACTTGATATTACCGTTGAAATTTATGAAGGCGACTTTGAAGACATTCAGGAGGTTGACAGCAAGCTTGTCAAACTTGCGAAGCTGACATCCGGCGTCGTTGTGACGAATGATTTTAATTTAAATAAAGTATGTGAGCTTCAGAAGGTTGCGGTACTGAATATTAATGACCTTGCGAACGCCGTGAAGCCGGTTGTGCTTCCGGGTGAAGAGATGAATGTGCAGGTGATTAAGGACGGGAAAGAGCATAATCAAGGTGTGGCTTACTTGGATGACGGAACAATGATCGTTGTGGAAGAAGGCCGCAATTATATAGGGAAACATATTGATGTGCTTGTAACCAGCGTACTGCAGACAGCAGCGGGGCGAATGATTTTTGCCAAGCCTAAGCTGCTTGAGAAGGCTCTTTAA
- the ispD gene encoding 2-C-methyl-D-erythritol 4-phosphate cytidylyltransferase, translating into MEYVVVIPAAGQGKRMKAGKNKLFISLKGAPVIIHTLRVFESHGPCKKIILVINESEREDFRQLLAQFPIQTEVELVTGGAERQHSVYEGLKVIDKESVVLVHDGARPFVTHQHIDKLVETAEEAGAAVLAVPVKDTIKRAEGSRVAETFDRSSLWAVQTPQAFRLSLLKKAYMEAENKGFLGTDDASLVERLDGYQVSIVEGSYTNIKLTTPDDLITAEAIMKAESGNHNV; encoded by the coding sequence ATGGAGTATGTCGTAGTCATTCCGGCTGCCGGACAAGGGAAACGGATGAAGGCCGGGAAAAATAAGCTGTTCATCAGCTTAAAGGGTGCGCCTGTTATTATACACACACTGCGGGTTTTTGAAAGCCACGGCCCGTGTAAAAAAATAATCCTCGTGATCAATGAAAGTGAACGGGAAGATTTTCGTCAGCTGCTCGCCCAATTTCCGATCCAAACGGAAGTTGAGCTTGTCACCGGCGGGGCGGAGCGTCAGCACAGTGTATACGAAGGATTGAAAGTGATTGATAAGGAGTCCGTCGTCCTTGTTCATGACGGGGCGCGCCCGTTTGTCACGCATCAGCATATCGATAAGCTCGTTGAAACAGCAGAGGAGGCGGGAGCGGCTGTCCTGGCTGTTCCTGTGAAAGATACGATAAAACGGGCGGAAGGCTCCCGGGTTGCGGAGACCTTTGACCGTTCAAGCTTGTGGGCCGTTCAAACGCCGCAGGCTTTTCGTCTTTCTTTATTGAAGAAGGCGTATATGGAGGCGGAAAATAAAGGCTTCTTAGGCACGGATGACGCCAGTCTCGTCGAGCGGCTTGACGGATATCAGGTGAGTATCGTTGAAGGCAGCTATACCAATATTAAGCTGACAACACCGGATGATCTGATAACAGCGGAAGCAATCATGAAAGCGGAAAGTGGGAATCATAATGTTTAG